The DNA window GTTAACCCCGGTCAGCGAGGGCGTACTTTATAGACCCCCTCGCCACTTGGCAAGCCCTTTCCGCAGGTTTTTGATCGCGACTTTCAGCGCTCGGGCACCAACGAAACGCGGGCGAAACTACGCTTCCCTGCCTGAACGACGTAGCTACGGCCGAATTCGAGCAAGGCATCTTTGTCCATCACCACACCATCCACCTTGACCCGCCCGTTGTTGAGCAGGTCTTTGGCCTGGGCGCTGTTCTTGACCAGCCCCGAGCGGTTGAGCACGAAACCGATCGGCACACCGGCGTCCCCTGAGAAAGCGACCTCGACTTCCGGCATGTCCTCAGGCAACTCACCGTCGCCGAGTACGTTACCGCTCGAGCGATGGGCATTGGCCGCCGCCTCTTCGCCGTGATAACGGGCGATCAGCTCGCGCGCAAGCACCATCTTAATGTCACGGGGATTGGCGCCATTGGCCATCTCTTCGCGCAACGCCTCGAGCTCCGCATTGGACTTCAACGAGAGCAGGTCGAAGTACTTCCAGATCAGCGCATCGGGCATGGAAACCAGCTTGTTGAACATCGCCCCCGGCGCCTCGTCGACACCCACATAGTTGCCGAGCGACTTGGACATCTTCTGCACACCGTCAAGACCTTCGAGCAGCGGCATGGTGATCACCACCTGCGGGGTCTGGCCGAAATGCTTCTGGATCTCGCGACCCATCAGCAGATTGAACTTCTGATCGGTACCGCCCATCTCGATGTCCGCTTCGAGCGCCACGGAGTCGTAGCCCTGCACCAGCGGGTAGAGGAACTCATGAAGCGAAATCGCCTGATTCGCCTGATAGCGCTTCTCGAAGTCGTCGCGCTCGAGCATCCTCGCCACCGTGCTTTGCGCCGCGAGCTCAATCATTTCGGCAGCGCCCATCCTGGAGAACCACTCGGAGTTGAACCGCACCTCAGTGAGTTCGGGATCGAGAATCTTGAACACCTGCTGCCGATAGGTCTCGGCATTTGCCCTGACCTGCTCCTCGGTCAGCGGCTTGCGAGTCACGCTCTTTCCGCTCGGATCGCCGATGCGGCCAGTGAAGTCGCCGATCAGGAAGATCACCGTATGCCCCAGCTCCTGGAGCTGACGCATCTTGGTCAGCAGTACACTGTGGCCCAGGTGGAGATCGGGCGCGGTCGGGTCGAACCCGACCTTGATGCGCAGCTTACGACCCGAGCGCAGTTTCTCGAGCAGCGCGTCCTCGAGCAGGATTTCATCGGTGCCGCGCTTGATCAGCTCAAACGCCTCGACAACGTCGTTCATCAATCGTCTCTCTCGCGTCAGGAAAAGCGGATTCGGAAGCGACGCATCCCAACACGCTGCGCCACCTCGCCTGCAAAAAGGGCATGATTGTACCATGTCATCGACGATGCGCCCGCCGCGGCAGCTCGCTTTGCCGTCACCAGCGGCAGTTGGTTAATATCCGACTCCGCCACTTCGATCGCACCAATCTCCTCGCGCAGGAATTCGATCATGCCCGTCGATCCAACCACGCCACAGAGCGTTTCCGACCGCTTCGCGCAGGTCAGCGAGCGTCTCGCCCTGGCCCTCGCCGATGCCGGCCGTGATCCAGCAGCAGCCCGCCTGCTGGCGGTAAGCAAGACGCAGCCAGCGGACCGACTGCGCGCCCTTTACCAGGCAGGACAGCGGGCGTTCGGCGAGAACTACCTGCAAGAAGCGCTGGGCAAGCAGGCCATGCTTTCCGATCTCGACATCGAATGGCATTTCATCGGCCCGATCCAGTCGAACAAGACACGCGACATCGCCGAGCATTTCGATTGGGTACATAGCATCGATCGTGAGAAGATCGCCCAGCGCCTGAATGACCAGCGCCCCAGCGACCTCCCCCTCCTCGACGTATGCCTGCAAGTCAACGTCAGCCAGGAGCAGAGCAAGTCAGGAGTGGCCCCAGAGGCGCTGCTCCCGCTGGCGCAGCGCATAGCGGC is part of the Halotalea alkalilenta genome and encodes:
- the tyrS gene encoding tyrosine--tRNA ligase; the protein is MNDVVEAFELIKRGTDEILLEDALLEKLRSGRKLRIKVGFDPTAPDLHLGHSVLLTKMRQLQELGHTVIFLIGDFTGRIGDPSGKSVTRKPLTEEQVRANAETYRQQVFKILDPELTEVRFNSEWFSRMGAAEMIELAAQSTVARMLERDDFEKRYQANQAISLHEFLYPLVQGYDSVALEADIEMGGTDQKFNLLMGREIQKHFGQTPQVVITMPLLEGLDGVQKMSKSLGNYVGVDEAPGAMFNKLVSMPDALIWKYFDLLSLKSNAELEALREEMANGANPRDIKMVLARELIARYHGEEAAANAHRSSGNVLGDGELPEDMPEVEVAFSGDAGVPIGFVLNRSGLVKNSAQAKDLLNNGRVKVDGVVMDKDALLEFGRSYVVQAGKRSFARVSLVPER
- a CDS encoding YggS family pyridoxal phosphate-dependent enzyme, with the protein product MPVDPTTPQSVSDRFAQVSERLALALADAGRDPAAARLLAVSKTQPADRLRALYQAGQRAFGENYLQEALGKQAMLSDLDIEWHFIGPIQSNKTRDIAEHFDWVHSIDREKIAQRLNDQRPSDLPLLDVCLQVNVSQEQSKSGVAPEALLPLAQRIAAMPRLRLRGLMAIPEPCDDPVLQRAPFARLRALFESLRAELPQAPLDTLSMGMSADLEAAITEGATMVRIGTAIFGPREYPSGP